From the Callithrix jacchus isolate 240 chromosome 22, calJac240_pri, whole genome shotgun sequence genome, the window acaatctcagctcattacagcctGCCAACTcaagggctcaggtgatcctcccatctcagcctcccaaatagctgggactacaggcttgccactatgcctggctactttttttggagagacagggtctcactatgttgcccaaactggtcttgcactcttgggctcaagcaatttgttcgcctcagcctccctaagtgctaggattacaggcatagaccaccacgcccagtcaggCTGGAGAATTCTTAAGAGGAAGAACCACAGGACCTCCCCCAGAACTCAGAGATGATGCCCATCGCGCAGCTCCCAGCTTTGTCACCATCAAGCTCTAGTCTCCATAAAAGAGACATCCCTTTGCTGCATATCCCTTCTCATGGCCCAAGTGACCACCCTAGTCACAGGCCCTTCCCAGGTGCCAGGGACCCAAGTACGTACTTATCTCCCTTTAGGATGCCTACTTACATGACTTTCAGATAAAGGATCCAACAGTCTGTCAACTCTCGACTCCATGGCTCCCACCTCCTCACCCACTTGcttgtccctcctctagcccatCAGCTGCTTGACCACTGCCCACTGGGTTCTCTCATGAATCTCATCCCACCTCTGCGGCTAGCTTCCTGACTGGCCTGTTTCTCCCTCCTGCCAGGCCCACTCACTCCAGTTAACAGGAACTTTGGAGGGATCTGCCGTACCCCTGCTTTAAACCTTCCACCAGATTCCCCTACAAACTACTTACAGAGAGGCCTAGAAGCCCTAAAGATCTGCCCTCAGCAGCTTGACCATCAACTTACTtcgtgtgtttttctttttttaacatttttatttatttattaatttaaagagatggggtttctccacgttggccaggctggtctcaaagtcctgacctcaggtgatccgcccacctcagcctccctaagtactgtgggattacaggcttgagccactgtgcccagccaaaaccagATACTTCGTGTGTTTTTACCAAGCACGCAGCTCCACCCGCCTCAGGGGCTTTCTGGGAGCCTTCCCATCTTCATGATCCCGTGCCCCGAGATCACCCCATGCAGCAAGGCATGAATGACCTCAACTGTCACCACAGCCGGGACTTCCCTGACCacctaccatcaccaccacagtGGAATAGACCATTCCTTCACATGTGCTTCTCAAATCCTGACTGGCTTTGTAGGAATTCTGGTGATAATATAAATGTAGCTTGCATGAAACCATATTCTAAATAGCTCTGCAAAATCACGTGGCTACTTATGACCCGTCTCTCCATGATACTGCATCTGGCTTGTTTCCTCATCCCTGACACTCACAGCAGGATGGAGTTTGAGATCATGTGGCTCGCCCTCCCAGGCCTTTCCTGACACCATTCCCACCGGCAACTTCATCCCCCTTCTATTCATTTCTGTCCATTCTCAAGTCCAGGGAAGCCATGTCTGAGAGCCTTGCTTCAAATCTACGGCACCGCCCTATGATAAACTGTCTCAATGACCAGGTATGTGTCAACTCTTGAGAAAAGGATACATAACTGTCATTTGTGGCATCCTGCCCTGTCCACCACCGCACCCCCAGCACCCGACACAAGGCCGGCCCGTAATGGTCTGTTCTAGAGCAGGATCTAAGCAGCAACCCCCTCCATCTCTCCTTCCAAACTCACCAGGGCCCTCGATGGTGACCTGGAGGTCGGTGAGGTCCTCCTCGTTGGGAAAGACCTTGATGCCATCGGGTGGGTCTGTGGTCAGTGTCGTCACCTCCTTGTACACCAGGCGGATGATGTGCGGGGGCAGGTTCTCCACGTTGGAGTTCTGGGCACGGTGGGAGAGCAGGGTGAGAGGATGTTCAGAGCTGGGCTTCCCGGAGGGCCTACAGATGCTGAGACTGCCCGAGTCTTGACCCAGTGGTCCAAGGCTGTCAATCATCCTTCAACTCCCAGACCCCCACCCACGCTGCTTTAGGCCACCTGCCCAGGCACAACTCCCAAGAGAAATGGGGGCGGGCTCCCGAGGAGGCTTCCAGGTAAGTCCACCTGCCCCAGAAACCCCCAAAGCCCGCTCCTAATCCTGCACGGGCCCCAGTGCTTCCACACAGGCCAGAGATCCACCCTCCCCTCCGTCTCCACTTATTTTTGGTTAGCGCATCCTTGAAACCCAGGCTCAGGTCTGGAGATGGCGGCGGGGCGTCCTTGCTCCCGGGAACACCCATGGGCGGGCCGCAAAGCGCCCGGAGCCCTCGCCGCCAGGGAGACTGCGGGCCGCCCAAGCTCCTGCTCCGCCTGCAGGAAGGCCCGAGGGCCCATTCCGGGTCAGGGACCCCCCAGGctggccctcaaaccccacaagGCCGCCGGTCGCAGGCCCCTGAGACTCCGCCTCCTCCTGAGGTGCACCCCCGACCACCCTCTCGGGCCTCGCCGCCCGTGCTCACCATCGCTGCGGCCGGCCGGGGGCGGGTCCCCCCGGCCCCCTTCCTGCGTTCTTCGGCCCTCCGGCCGGGGCGGGGGGGCCCAACTGTTGCCGCTACGGCCCTGGCGAGACCCCGGTGGCCCCGCTCAGCTCCTCGCTGCCTCCGACACCTGCCGCTCACAGCGTCCAACGACCCACCACCCCGGTGCCCGGCCGCACTGAGCCAGCCGCGCGCGCACCACAGCCTCTTTATAGCCGCCCGCAGGCCACGCCCCCCCCGCGGCCCCTCAGCCCCGAGCCTCAACCGTGACGTCAGCGCGCACGTTCCTTGGTGTTCGACGGGCTCGCTCCCTTCCCCGCAAACTGTGGTCAGAAGCGAGGGAAGTGGCGGAGAGGGCTGGGCGGCGGGCCGGCCAATGGAGGTCCGCGAGTGCTGGGGAGTGGTCTCAAAGAACGGAGGGGCTGAAAAAGGGAAGTAGAAAGGAAGGGGACGCGGAAGGCGACGCGGCCGCTGATTGGGCCGTTTGAATGAGACGCCGCCACGGCCCGGCATACGCGCGCGCGTGCGCGCCCTGACGCTGAGGAAGTCGCGCACGCGACTAACGGTCGTCCTCGGGGCTGGAGCGTGGCGAGGAGAGGCGGGACTCGGGGTTTTAAACGCGTGATGGAAGGCGCTGGGGCCAATAGAGATGCGTCTTAGTGACTAGAGGGTCACGAGACTCGCGCGGGCCAATGGCTGACAGAGGCCGGTCAGAGGGCGGGCAGGAATGGATAGCGACCAATACAGACCCAGTTTCTTGCATATCAAACCGCTCCCAGCCAACGAAATccgtttatttttatatatgcaaatgAGTCGTGCGCTGCCGCGCGCTCCCCCTCCTCTCAGCCGTGGGGAAGTGGGCGCTGGAAGTCCCGCTACGTTTTTCTACGAGGCGCCATTTTGTGCTGGAAATGGTCTTGGGTCCACGTGTAGTATTGCGAAGGCTCAAAGATGAGTCAGAATGACCATGAAGGCTCGGACAGCCTTGCCTTCCGTGTGTGACCCCGACCCCTGCCAGGCTTCATGGAAGACGcccggcctcagtttccttatgtggCACATGGGCTCTGGAATTCCTTGTGATGCCAGGGAAGGAAGTCAGGGAGACCCACTTTGCCTCGTTCCTTTATTCAGGGCGCGGTTCTGCCTGTGACTGACCCACGGCCTCCACCCACACCTGCCTTCTCTGGGATtcagtttccctctctgggaAGTAGGTGACCATCTCCAGCAGTAGGTGTCAGTAAAAAAAGTcaccccactttgggaggccgaggcaggcggatcacgaggtcaagagatcgagaccatcctggtcaacatggtgaaaccccgtctctactaaaaatacaaaaatcagctgggcatggtggcccacacctgtagtcccagctactcgggaggctgaggcaggagaattgcctgaacccaggaggcggaggttatggtgagccgagatcgcgccattgcactccagcctgggtaacgagagcgaaactccgtctcaaaaacaacaacaacaaaaaaccctacgTgactgggtacagtagctcacacccgtaatcccagcactttgggagaccaaggtagatcgcttgagcccaggagttcgagattagactgggcaacatagtgagagaccTCTCCCACCATCTGTACCAAGAAAACCCAGAAAACTGAAAGCAGCAGAAAAAACAGCCACAGCATAAAAAGTCATCATCATAACCAGTTTGTGGAGAAATGGCTGCAGGTGATCCCTTCGTGCCCACCCTCACTCCAGGTCCAGTCTATACCAGTTCCTGTTGACCTCATCTACTGAATCTCATCACTTGCCCCCATCCTCAGTGCCACCAATCCTGCTTAGATTGGTGCCACCAATCCTTCATTCCATTTCGAAGATCAGCATGTTGCAGATCTTCCATTTTAGCCTGCTGGGCGTGGAGGGGCCCAGCCCAATtaatagacaaggaaactgaaggAACAGGAGGGTAGAGTGTCTTGCTCAGGGTTCCTCAGCTGGGACCAGGCAAAGCTGGTGATTAACTTTGTCTTGATCTCAAAAATCcaggacgtggtggctcacgcctgtaatcccagcactttgggaggctgaggcgggtggaacacctgagatcaggagttcaagatcagcctgaccaacacggttaagccccatctctactaaaaatacaaaaaaattagctgggcatgatggtaggcgcttgtaatcccagctactcgggaggcggaagcagagaattgcttgaatctgaggggcggaggttgcagtgagccgagattgtgccattgcacctcagcctgggtgacagagcgagactccgtctcaaaaaaaaaaaaaaaaaatccacccaaaagtcataacaataataatggtaatactaatggttattatttattatttgctgTGTGCCAGACCCCGTTCTAGTTTCTTTACATGCTTGATGTCATTTACTCCTTGTCACAACGATGATGGgtagatatttttaattatcatATCCCTCTCTGGATACTTGCATCCATTCAGTACATTTGTTCTTCTCTATCAGCATCTACACCGTAGCTGGCAGGATGCTATGGGATACAGCAGAGAATAAAAGGGACAAAACCTCGGCCTTCCTGGATCTTACATGCTGGTGCAGGAGCCAGATAGCAAGTAAGTCATGTCAGCTAGTGATAAAGACAGGAGCAAACAGTGGGAGAAGGACGccagagagggagggatgggCCACTGTCTTACCTTGGCTGGGCAGGGAAATCTGTCTGAGGAAAGGTCATTTGGGCTGTGAGAAGGTCTGTGGGAAAAGCATTTTCAGCAaagggaacagcaggtgcaaaggggATTGGGCTTGGTGATTTTAGGGAGAATTAGGAGGCTAGTGAGGCTGGGGTTGGAGTGAGGCAGAGCAAGTAGAGGGATCTGaggtgggagagaggagggggtgcTGGCGGGCCTCCTAGGCCATGGCGAAGAGTATGTCTGTTTTTTGAACGATGGAGAGGCATTAGTGGCTTTGAGTAGAGAATGACTCCATCAGGCTTATGAACAGAAACAGGGAGGCCAATGAGGAGGTGATTCAATTTGTTCAGGTGGGATTATAGCGGCTCCAAGCAGGATTAGTGGCATGGGAAATTGGGGGAAGTGATGAGATTCAGTAGATGGCATCAACAGGAACTGGTATAGATTGCACCTGGGGTGAGGGATCGGGAGGGATCACCTGTACCCTGAATGATTACCTTAAAATCGGGCTGGCACACCTTTTCCTAAAAGGTTTTCCGACCTCGTGGTTGGTTAAACTCTGCCTTTGTAGCTCCTAAGAAAACGAATGGGTGTGTTTCCAGAAACAGGCAGTGGCCAAGGTAGGCCCTTGAGCTGTAATTTGCTCACTGCTTTACATAAATCCCACATGCCCCGCCCCAGCTTAAAGCTCAAGAGCCCGCCCCCCCACTACATTTTGCATAAATCCCAAACTCGCCGAAAACCCATAAGCCCTTGCACCACCTCCATGAGGCTCCCTTGCCTTGTGTGTTTGTTCCTGGAATAAGCCCAGCTCTTTCCCCTGAGGACAGTTGGGCATACGGTTCCCTGTGCCTGTTGTGCTTTTCACCCTCCCATTCTTCTCACCTCGAGGATAACCCTAACTCGTCACGCCCTGTGGAGCCGCTTCTCTCCTCTGTCCTCCCCTCCCGTGCTCTCCCGGCTTCATCCTCTTGGAACTTCAGGATTTGCAGTTATTTGCCTGCTTGCATGTTTGACTCTTACCAACTAGAAAATCACCGCAGCAGAGCAGGGATTTTGTCCTCGGTCCCTAGCAGAGCACCTGATAGGCTGAAGGTGTTATACATTCATccgatatttattgaatacctactatgtgccaggcaccaatCCAGGTGCTTGGGACGCATTGGAGAACAGACAGACAGAGATCTTTGCCCTTTTAAGGCTTACTGTAGCTGGGGAAGATAGAACCAAAAATGAAACATAACAAATAGGGGAAACACGGTATTTTGGAAGGGACGACATGTTATGGCAGGTAGGGAAAGCTCTCTGGTAACCATATTTCTCCTCTGCCCTCATGCCACGACAATCTTCAACACAGCATACGaaaacataaaatggggaaaggataccctattcaataaatggtgctgggaaacatggcaagccACAGGTACAGGATGAAACTGGATCCTCGCTCACCTTATATtaaggttggtgcaaaagaaaTCGAGGTCTTTGCCATTACTTTAATATTGgcaagctatgcatctgacaaaggactaatatccagaatttacaaggagctctaacaaatcagcaagaaaataaaatcatctaatgaaaaagtaggcaaaggacatgaatagacaattctttcAAAGAAGATATTACAAGTAggctggtcgcggtggctcacgttcgtaatcccagcactttgggaggccgaggcaggcgcatcacttgaggtcaggagtttgagaccgggctggccaacatggtgaaacccctatctctactaaaaatacaaaaattagccaggcgtggcagcgtgtgcctgtaatcccagctactccaaaggctgaggcaggagaattgcttaaacccagcaggcggaggttacagtgagccgagataggccacagcactccagcctgggtgatatagtgagactccatctcaaagaaaagaaagatattgcAAACAGccgacaaacatgaaaaatgcttagCATCACTCAGTATCAGGGAAACGCAAAttacaaccacaatgagataatacCTTGCTCcttcaagaatggccataattaaaaaaataaagtcgaTGTTGGGATGGATTTAGTAAaaaagggacacttttacactgctggtgggaatggaagctagtacaaccactgtggaaaacagcacGGAGATTGCTTGAAGAGCTAAAAGTAGAACCACCATTCGATCgggcagtcccactactgggtatctacccagaggaaaaaagtCATTACATGCCAAAGACGTGTACACATGCATGTTACTAGAAGCACAGTTCAcagttgcaaaaatgtggaaccaacctaaatgcccatcatcacCCAACGAGTGGCTAaagatgtggtatatacaccatggaatactattcacccATGAAACAGAATGGAAtcatggcatttgcagcaacgtggctggagctggaggccatgactgtaagtgaagtaactcaggaataggaAACCAAACACCTGTGTCCTCACTTAGAAGTGACAGCTGGGCTGTGAGGACGGACAGACATAAGAATGACaccacagggctgggcatggtggctcacacctataatcccagaactttgagaggccgaggcgggcggatcacttgtggtcaggagtttgagaccagcctggccaacgtggttgaaacctcgtctctactaaaagtacaaaaatgagctgtacgtggtggtggacgcctgtagtcccagctactcaggaggctgaggcaggagaatcacctgaactcgagagctggaggttgcagtgagctgagattgcaccattgctctccagcatgagccacagagcacttccatctcaaaaaaaaaaaaaaaaaaggccgggcatggtggctcacgcttgtaatcccaacactttgggaggttgaggtaggcttGATCACAtgtcgggagttagagaccagcctgaccaacacggagaaaccccatctctattaaaaacacaaaattatcagcgtgtggtggcgtgtacctgtaatcccagctactcaggagtttgaggccggagaatcacttgaacctggaggcagaggttgcggtgagctgagatcgcaccactgcactccagcctgggcaacaggagtgaaactccgtctcaaaaaaaaaaaaaaaaatacagtggactttggggactcaagggtaagggtgggagggggtgggtaaaagactacacactgggtgtGGTATACATTGCTCAGTGACGGATGCGCCAGCAGCTCAGAAGTCACCACCAAATAACTCACACAAGTAACCAGACACcatctgttccccaaaaactattggAATGAAAAAATTAACGTGATGCTTGCACAACTGTGGCTATATTAAAAACCATTTAATTATGTAGTTTAAATGGGTGGATTCTATGATATGTGAATTGcatctcaaactttttttttttgagacaaggtcttgctctgtcacccaggctgtaatgccatggcatgatctcatctcactgcagcctctgcctcccaggctcaagcaatcgtcccacctcggccttctgagtagctggaactacaggggttcaccaccacacccggctaatttttgtgctttttgtagagatcggtttttgcc encodes:
- the UBE2S gene encoding ubiquitin-conjugating enzyme E2 S; protein product: MPGRGGVSFKRPNQRPRRLPRPLPFYFPFSAPPFFETTPQHSRTSIGRPAAQPSPPLPSLLTTVCGEGSEPVEHQGTCALTSRLRLGAEGPRGGRGLRAAIKRLWCARGWLSAAGHRGGGSLDAVSGRCRRQRGAERGHRGLARAVAATVGPPRPGRRAEERRKGAGGTRPRPAAAMNSNVENLPPHIIRLVYKEVTTLTTDPPDGIKVFPNEEDLTDLQVTIEGPEGTPYAGGVFRMKLLLGKDFPASPPKGYFLTKIFHPNVGANGEICVNVLKRDWTAELGIRHVLLTIKCLLIHPNPESALNEEAGRLLLENYEEYAARARLLTEIHGGAGGPSGRAEAGRALASGTAASSTDPGAPGGPGGAEGPMAKKHAGERDKKLAAKKKTDKKRALRRL